Below is a window of Brassica napus cultivar Da-Ae chromosome A5, Da-Ae, whole genome shotgun sequence DNA.
aacagatttgttataattttaaaataaatatatttatatttaaaatgaaaagatatcaaaagatactatgattaaaatattttaaaaattatatttattattagtctgaattaaatatagtatgaatttctatgaataggtccattaggtccattttaaaaaaaatcacacatgaatcaaggttgtgacttctgttttaatatataagaagtGATGAATCCAAAGACAAATCAGCTTGTCAACATGATAACTGCACATGCAGGAACAATTGAGAAGGATATGATGCAAAATTGCAAATGCTCTAATAACAGTCTCTATAGGTATATGTGTGTCAAATAGAGAATATGAACTTCTTCTAGATATTTTTAGAACAGAtctcaatttttaaatatactagCTAGCTTGTGCGCAGAGAGAAGAAATGAATCGAGAATCAGTTTGTTCTTCATAATTATGGTTCTAACTACCATTGTATTTGTAGGCATCTCATTAGCTACTTATATATTCTACAAGTACTACTTTCAGATAATGTCACGTTGCCACTTATGGATTCATAGATTGTCTATTATGGCTCAGTACATGCCACACGATAGCAAAACACTAATGAAGACTCGAAGCAAATGATAACTCTTGAATTTTGAGGCGTTCCCTTGATATATTGTTCGGAAATACCATGCATTGTTTAAAAAggacaaaaactaaaaataaaaaataaatgctTTCATTGAGAGTTGAACTCAAGACCTCCCGCTTACTAAACGGGTgctctaaccaactgagctatGAAAGCATTTGGTTTCTTCAGGTGTCTGTAACCAAATTAGCCAGACTAGCAATGCAATGGACTTGTATCTAACAAACCTTTGCTCTCTTGTGACGACGATTTTTTTTCAGCTACCAGTGATCTTTGTAGCTTCtgtaaaaatacacaaaaatggtataatatttaacatgtttacccaaaaaaaaaaaaactgtgctCTTCTTGGCTTAGACTATAACTACTCTTATTTTGACGTTGTAATCGAAAAATGTTTTAAAGAATTGGCACCACTAACCAAACTCGGTGACCGGTGTGGTTTTAGCAGTGGGCATCAAGCATATGAGATCAAAACTTAAATCGCTGCTTTGCTTCTTCTTTAATTCCAAGATAAATCGAATCATCAAAGATTCAAAGTCAAGCTCTCTATGGGTTAGTCGCCGGAACAATCGCTTACTATTTATGGGTTAAACCGTCTCATGATCTCAAAAAGGAACAACAGGTACCCATTTCGACACTCAGGATCTCcaaatttattgttttgttgaatGTCCGATCTCAGTTTCGTCTATGGTTTGATTAGGCTAGGGAACTTCTGGTGGCGGATTCAAATCAATACGTGGAGAAGAGGAAACCAGTCGCGGATCCTCAGGTTACTGGTCTGATATATATGGAAACAAGAACAAAACTGATAAACCACAGGAGAGTAACTATACTTTTCTGAAACATCTTTGTTGTAGTGTAAGCTAGGCTCCTTCCACAGTACAAGTTGTGACATACAAACAATCGAATAAAAATGATGGAAACCTTTTTTTTGGAAGGATTTTTAAATGCATTGTCAGGTTTGAGAACCGAATCTTAAACTTCGTTTTTGACTCTTGATGAGAGGGTGTGTTTTTTTTCGGGTCGGGTCGGACTGAACCAGAAACTAGCGTTTTGTAAAACCCAAAAAGACTCTGACCTTAACTAAAGCAGGCTCATATTAATCCAATTTAAATGGGCCGAGTCTGACACGGCCCAATAACAAAAAACTAATACAATCGAGCGACCTCCATCGTCAACAATCTAACCATTGCTATTCGCTTCCCGAATCATCATCGACGACGATGAGGATCACGCAGATCTTATCATCTCTGCTAATAATTTCACTCTCTTCAATCTCCAATGTCTCCTCCGATCAGATCTTCCCAGCTCATCTAGGTACTTCACTTCTCTCAAATTTGATTATTCCAATTGATTCTTGATCAATCTCTCTCTTAACAGTGGGAACATTCAGCCGAAACAATCGCGAACCAAAGTACACCATCGAGTTTCTCCCCGAAGATGCACCTTTCCACCCGGTAAAAACAAAATCTCCAATCTTCACAGTTTCTTGACCTAAACAGTGTTTGATCTATATATATTAGGGTGATAATCTGGAGTCTATGGTGATGCTTGACAAGCAAGGACGCAGATTCTTGTGTTTCTTACCAAAGGAGGAAGAATCCACTACCGGATGGGCCTCTACGCAGCAGAACATGAGCACTGTGTTGATGGAAACCGATAAACAGCTCAAGCTCAAGACTCCTGATGAGCTGCTTCAGCCACTCAATGATCAGTGCCTTCTCAGGGTGAGTAAAGGGGGGGCCTTTTGAGTTCATGTTTCTTTGACCGGAACTGAAccggtgttttttttttggggtgcAGCAAGAGGGTTGGTGGTCGTATGAGTTTTGTCATCTGGGGTCTGTAAGGCAGTTACACGTTGAGGATGGCAATAAGGTTTATATGCTTTTTTTCATCTGCTTTCTTGATTCTCCCTATGGTTTTATGAATACCCTTTTGTGTCTTGTGACTGTAGATTGTGCAAGAGTTTTCCTTGGGTAAGTATGACGCAGAGGCAACTGCTGCTTTTAATCAAAATGTGTCTCATGCTTCTACTATGAAAGAGAGGTATATAAAGCTGtggttttacttttgttattaaCTTTATATCCGAAGGCTGTGTATCTCAGaggttttgtttgtgttttttgaAAGGTATCATTCTCATATATTCACCAATGGGACCACCTGTGATCTTACAGGAACGCCTCGTGAAGTCGAGGTATAGGCTATAGCTTAGTATCTACAATCTTTTACGTTTAGCTGATGGAATTGAGGATTCATAATTCttgaaattttctaaatgcaGGTGAGGTTTGTATGCGCGGAGACCAGGGCAATGGTCACTTCTATCACTGAGCTATCTACTTGCAAGTACGCTCTGACTGTTCAGTGTCCGACCTTGTGCAAGCATCCGTAAGTAATCTCGTTTACTTTAAGTCTCATTTTCAATATAGACTTTCAACTGTCACAACAAATCATTGTAATGcaaaatatatatgtgtgaTCGTATTACCAAAGACaagaacaaaattttttttttgaaacgatGTCCGAAATGGAGACATAAATTTAGTTGATATAGTAAACTTATGATGATCCCTTTGGTTTGTTAAACTTGTTGTTCTTGTGGGGGCATTGCAGGCTGTTTCAGCTAGAGAAACCAGTGTCACATACGATCCACTGCAATTTGATCCCACAGGAAGAAGACGCATCAAGAAACGAGGAAGAACGAGTAGTAGGCGAATCACCTAAGGTTGCCGATTCTTGAAAACCGCTCAAGTGAAGCGCAGGAGTAACAGTTAATAcagtaactatatatataagagcTAGTATATGTCCAGTGTCGGTGTGTTTACTCGTTGAATTGTTCATGGTCCCAAAACCTGTTTTACTGAAGAATGAATGAGATGAATTTATTCCAAGTTTTACTTGATTCTTATTCATCTTATCTCATTCATCTTGTGTTCAATCATATCCTTTTTGATGTTTTCCATTTACATCTGGTcatgagaaaattatttaaagcaATACCAGAAACAAAAGTCTATAACAGGCAAATATAATCTTTCCTGTAAATAGAAGTGTCATAGAAGGCTACAAAGAATCAGGTGTGTTCCTTTTCATGACCTTGTTTAATAGTATCCAGAAGCTACCTTTGTCTTGCCTAAGAATCGAATCACATTGAAAACTAATAGTCATCTAATAATACAAATAATTAGCTTTGACTTATTTGCTTTAATAATTTCATGCTCATGTTTATATAGTCCCAATTAGTTCATATCATTGGATCAATTATTGAATGACATAACACTCCATATTATACTTGTCCCACCAGTTTACTATGTATtatcaatcatatatatatattcatatgaGCAAGGTCTTGATTACTCTGATTTACTATACTAAtaagttcttcttcttttttgtgatGTGACTTTCATTATAAGTTCAAAACTCAACGAGAGAACACAACAAGTTcaaaaaaattttgataaaaagttATTAATGAAATAGTAAAAGAGGACGCAACATAAACGAAGGTGATACAAGTAAAGGGGAACGAACTATACCATTATAGACAAAATGCTTATCAAGGGGATTAAGTTACGTCTGGTCATGAGAAATTCTTCACAGCTTCCGTCCCAAGTTTCTTCTCCTCAAACTCTTTAACCGTGTTAACTAGCTTCTTCATCTTGTCGTCATACACATACGGAAGCTTCTTGTAAAATGTCACATTGTCCTTGGCCGAAACAGGCAGCATCTCTCTGCAAAGCTCCTCGTGCACTGTTATAGTGTTGTGGTAATGGTAATAACGGATCTTCCTCTCCGTCTTGTGTAACGTTTTGCCTACTACGTTTTCAGACATGTGAACTCCTGTCGCAAACGCGTTCTTGGCTTGGATCGCGTATTTCCTGTCGCGTCTTATGTTCGTTCTCGATTCCCTAAATAACATCTTCTCAAATCCCCATTGCctgataacaacaacaacacaccAAACAAGATCACATCCCTAATCAAAGTGAAAGCTAAGTGGAGTGGACTCAAAGAAGCAGTACCTGGGGTAATCTTGAGATGAGTCATTCAAGCAAAGAACATTAGACATTGGGTTCTGCTCAATCGTGAACTGAGTGTAACGCGAGAACTCATTGAGAACCGACTCAAGCGTGTTCCCATCGGGTAAATAGATATACTCATCAACATCGAAGAAGAAGGTCCAATTCGCAGCGTGACGATACTTATGCAAACAATCATTAACAATCAAGAACTGGTTATAATAGTAACCATCGTAATTAGACTGATCCCTAATGTCCTGAAGCGTGACCCTCCCGGCACGAATCCACGGATCAAGAACCTCCCTCACCTCCGGCGAAACACCGCCGGCGTCGTGGAATACGAAATGCGATCTGTCTCCGAAGAACCAAGCGTGGTAAGCCATCCACTCCCTCATGCGCGACGAGCTCACGTTACCATACAACGACGAGCCGCAGTAGAGGTACTCGTAGGGATACGGCGGCGAGAATCTGGACTCGTCGTAAGATCCGGCGGACTCTTCAAGCGTCGTGAATCTTTCGAAGAGCTTGGGGGATTCGTTGTAGTAGGCGTTGAGCATGAGCTTGCCTCCGGAGTTGTCGGAGTTGGGGTTCGAGGGGAATGTGCAGTTGACGACGACGACGGTGTAGACGCGGCCGTAGCCCCAGTCCGGGAGAATCTTCACCGCTTTGGCTCGGAGAGAGGTTCCGTTGGTGGATAGCCACTCGCACTTGAACCACGGCTTCCCGAAGACGTGGATCGGCTTCGACGCGAGGCCGACGACGGCGAACGTCGCCGGTCCGCCGCGGTAAGCTCCCATGAGGACGAACAGCGCCGCCGCGTTTCCGAACGGTTTGAAAACGCGTTTGTTCGGATCCGACGGGGTTGAGGCGGCGAGAGAGGCGGTGAAGTTCTCAGTTGAGGAGaggatggtggtggtggtgagggAGATGGGAGAGGCGGCGGAGCAGGGACGAGCGGCGGTGGAGATGAGGCTGTGGTAGTAAGGAGGAAGGTTCCAGATGATCAAGACGAGGGAGAGAGCTAGCAATGTAGCGACTAACGGCTTCTTCTCGAGGAATTTCACGGTGGTGGTGGTCACCGGCGGTAATATTTCCTTCCGCATTTTTTTGCCGGCGACGGTGAGACTAAAACGCGGCGTTTTGGTTTAgagatttaaataaattaaaaatattagtgtgACGACAAGCGTCAGAGAGAAGTGAGTATAGTAGCTTTGCCGACACGGCGTTTGGATTATAGAGGGACTCGTGGCTAGTGTTGTGGTGTGGAGGTTGTTGTTGTTATAAATGCCCTTGGATCGATTGTTATTTACGAAAACGACACCGCACCTAATCGTAAAGTTGATCGTCTCCAGTGCTGGCTCCCAGTTGATCGCTTTGTGGGACCCTTGATTTGTGCCAGGTTGGCGTAACGGTGCTAACTctgatgatttgttttttttataagtttaccAATGGGAATGAAAAGTTACTAAAAGAGTaacaaagaaaaagttaaaagagtttgagaagaaaaaaagtgaaaaataaaTGGGATAGATTTTGTTAAAGAGTTAGTTAATTTGCAgtcaaaagataaaagaaaaaaagagtttgTAAATTCTTTTCAATAGATTCCGCTGTAGTGACTAATTAactgaaaaatgttttttatagTCAAATCTCAAGATTGAATGGTGTTGTTGATGACTGATAGttcgaaaacaaataaaataaaaattaaatttatataaatgatcTGAGTTTATATAAAGTGTTTGTCCGTTTCACCGATGATGGTGTAAATTTATAATCCAAATTACATGTGAAAACttgaaacaataaaacaaatttcGCATTGATTTTTTAAGCCTATACCACAGTACCATTtcatttaaaagtattttactACTTCTATTTCACaaagttaattttttaatgttttcacgtatattgaaaaaaaatcactagTATTGTTTTATGTGactattattttcaaaaattttaaccaataataattctttaagatcaattaactgttttgaaatttataactatttcataaaaaaaacacaaaaaactatgtttgtaaaaaaattatcttaatgGAATGGAATACATATTTAGAAGAGAAAGGTATTTTTGATAACTGACAATAGTTCAATGTGACAAATTCAAAAATCCAACTCTAATAAATATATCATGAAGTTCGTGAGCAATAATAGCAATCACCTTGTTTGTTGTCGAAATATTACATTGAAGGTCCCACGGTCACATCCATGTTTAAGCTACTAGATCCAGGTCTGAGTGAAGCTATATTTAAGTATtcgttaatatttttttctttgactaAACTTTGTTTTCGTTAATAGTTTTGAGCAGAACTTATTATAATTAATACCATTTATAttgtattcttttatttttatttatgttttcctccaaaataaaaaactttaaaacatatttttaagttaGTTCACAAGATAATTGAGGTTAAGATAGATGTCACAATTTGAACCAAAAACGTTTTTAATGATTAGTCTGATAGTTTCTATGTGTATAAAATAGAAgaatgttattttcttttaaaagattttttttctaaatatgaaataaatatcaattttttgtctaaaaataaaagtgaTTTGAAAAATAATGTCATGTGTAAATAGCATTTGGAGTCAACTATAgaaatttgttaaaattttatttttacaaaaaaatgtataactaGTTCATGATGGTTCACGATTATCACGGGGTTAGGGATTGTGGCCGCTTGAGTCCTTCCATTACACTACATTATTAGCACTgtattagtgtatatatatatatatggtactAGCCCTGATTATACATAAAATGCCTTAATGACAATTCTCTTGGAGAAAATTAGTCATTATAAACGTTAGTTGTGTAACCAGTTAAAGTGTATCATCTATAATTGTACCGTGACAATCCGTTCCACTCACTAGAACCTCAGATTCACGGTCATGCAGGACACTGACCCCAACTCTGCTATTATGAATCATTTCTGACTCCATAATTAAGTTGTTGGTGCGTTTGGCGTTCTTCGAACCCATCTTACTTTTTAACCACATTTCTACAGGATGAGTTGTCACCAATTGATCTGCATAGCCGTGAACATGGAGTCTACGGAACAGATTGTCACATGTACATTGGTTGTTCAGCTTGTTATCTATTGTTGTATGCGTTTAATTTTTGATTAGCCTATCTACTGACTTGCTATTATTGAAAGTCTAAATTCAGAGTCAGTCAGTCATTAATCCATGTTCTTTCGAAATTGTGCTCTACAGATCAATTTGAGAAAGCTGCAAGTACTAGGATGGACACCAAAAGACCCATGTAGGAGATAGTTTAATGAAATTGTGAACTCTCTTAGCATCTTAAACCCGAAAAGAGTATTTGACGTATTTGATTAGACAACGAACCTCTTGTTTCAGAAAATATTGTAGGTCAAAGTTGATGCAATGTTTAAACTTCCACATAACAAAAAGGGTTAAACATAACATGTCGCCATAAGTACATTTCTTTTAATGTAGTGTTTAGATGATcccttaattgattataaacaTGATGTTTTCGTCTAATTGTGGAACTCCTGAGACTTAGGAGTACTACgcaaataatttatgttttaatattaacAAGCATATGTAAATTTAATGCGAATATGATTGCATGCTTATTCCGTTTGATAATCATAGCTAAATACAGTTAAgacttcactttttttttcaaaacgtAAACGTCAATAAAGGAGACCATGTGTCACATTGCAAAGCTGAAGGATACCATGTatctttttattgttatttttcgtcatacttttttttatttgagtttatttttctTGCTGTCAACGTTTTTCAGAATCTTTTCACAATCGTGTCGGTCGACGTTGTTACAATCAATTCCAACCACAAGTAATAGTCCTTTATACGAAACCTTCATTATGTGATTGGCCATCATAAGTTAGCATACTGAGTTTGTCGTGCAAAACGCAATGTGTTTGATCATCCATTGTGGAAACTTGTGACCGACAAAGTGAATCTTGTGGTAAAACTGTTTTAGCCTCCATGGTAAAAGTAAACTATGCTCATAAGACCAATAAAAACGGTAAAAATCTAACATGATTACATCTTCTTAAATTTAGCTGTGATAGGTGTTATGAAAAACTAGTAAACCAccgaatgatatttttttttatcgcaAATCTTCAAGCTTTTGggataatctttttttttttttggtaaagtaACAATACATGTTCAATCATTTTACCTTCAATTAGTATAAAATTGCCATCTACAGGTTTAACAACAGTGAAATCATTTTTGTTGCTGTTCCTCATTCTTTTCcccataattatttatttttgtggcCATGTCCGTTATCCAGTGTTGCAAATCCAAGTGCatacaatttattttatcaGATTGATGATTCTGTTTGTCAACTAATTTATCTAAGTAAAAGCACTTTGCTATGCACTTCACTAAATAAGTACATGCATTTTTAGGTTTTGGGGCCCCttactttatataatttattataaaaaaaagggCTCAAGGCAAAAGCAATCACGGATTCACGGTCCTGAGTCCTGACTATAAGCCATAGTCACTCTCACTCCCTTTGTTATTCTCTTGTTTATTTGTGAACAAAGCATATTCCATAGCCTATTGACGACGTATCTAACTGACCACCTATCACTCCAACGTCACAGCCACGAAAAAGTTACAAACAAATCCAAAAGCCGTTACCACCACAAAATGCAACAACGTAAacgattattaaaaaaaaaaaaaagcaaatcctGGCCCATCTAAACTAGGCCCATCAAAACGTGGGCCCACCACCTACACGCTCCCCTCATATATCAAAGCTGTGGAAGCAAGCACTCATCGAGTAACCTAACGGCTATATTCCCttaaagatttcaaaattttctagcgaagaagaagaagaagaaagaaacaaacatcTCTATGGCGgaaacgagagttgagatctcAGATCCAGAATCAGAGTTCTTCGCTTCGAAGCAAGAGACGGGACACGAGTGGGAGCTTTTCAAGGAGAACGTCAGGCCTCTCAAGAGAGGACGCAACGTTCGTCTCCTCAACCACGCCCTCAAATCTCACACCGACCACCAATTACGAAAGACCCTCGTCGAGAAACGGAGGTAAAGCTTTCAACTTTCATCACATCTCTATAGCTCTCTTCAGGGTTTCAATCCTAATTGTCTGCTTGATTTAGGAAGTTGATTGAGGAGATCGATGAGTACGATGGCGATGACCCTCTCTTTCCCTGGATCCAGTGAGTTCTGGGTTcttgaaaaaatttcaactttATCGTAAATAGAGAATCTTTAACCAATCTGAGCTTTTGCTTCAGGTGTATAAAATGGGTACAAGAGGCGTTTCCACCAGGTGGAGAGTGCTCGGGACTGTTGGTGATATACGAGCAGTGCGTGAGAAAGTTCTGGCACTCGGAGCGGTATAAGGATGATCTTCGTTATCTCAAAGTTTGGTTGGAATATGTAAatgctttctctctctctgatctCTTTTAGCTCTCCTTCAATGATCTTTCTTTGTATTGAGGAGTATAGTACTAAATGAGAAGTGgtaatcttttttttggaaAGGCGGAGCATTGTGCTGATGCGGAAGTGATTTACAAGTTTCTAGAGGTTAATGAGATTGGAAAGACACATGCTTTGTACTACATAGCTTATGCCTTGCACATGGAGTTTAAGTCTAAGGTGAAAACGGCTAATGAGATATTCAATCTCGGAATCTCTAGGTAAGTGTGATACATTTTGGTCCttatatttcagatttttgtgaCATGGGTTGATTGAAAGAGTGTGGGGGCTTTCTTTATGTGCAGAAACGCAAAGCCTGTGGAGAAGTTGAATGATGCTTATAAGAAGTTCATGGTGAGGACTATGAGAAGGCCCAACACAGCTGATGAAGTAAGAGGTTTCTCTTGTTTGTAAGCttccttatgtttttttttgtctacatGATGCTTAATGTGTCCACCTTTACCAGCAGGAGCCAAAGGAGAATAGTGAATTACCGT
It encodes the following:
- the LOC111215848 gene encoding mitotic spindle checkpoint protein BUBR1-like; translated protein: MAETRVEISDPESEFFASKQETGHEWELFKENVRPLKRGRNVRLLNHALKSHTDHQLRKTLVEKRRKLIEEIDEYDGDDPLFPWIQCIKWVQEAFPPGGECSGLLVIYEQCVRKFWHSERYKDDLRYLKVWLEYAEHCADAEVIYKFLEVNEIGKTHALYYIAYALHMEFKSKVKTANEIFNLGISRNAKPVEKLNDAYKKFMVRTMRRPNTADEEPKENSELPSRSFGTVLSRVDNNNTGRQALGPQAKKPKLNQSSKAPLSIYTDTTSGNQQQESDKSKPEYGSWLMLGGRAERNKENNSLPGKWKTFKVPQKPVVRTPAASSFEVFVDEEEEEEEEECTEEGGEKKTKSETNSSSSSNALPLNDGREIKKETELLRQNPLRHFPPNSFLR
- the LOC106347189 gene encoding protein OS-9 homolog — encoded protein: MRITQILSSLLIISLSSISNVSSDQIFPAHLVGTFSRNNREPKYTIEFLPEDAPFHPGDNLESMVMLDKQGRRFLCFLPKEEESTTGWASTQQNMSTVLMETDKQLKLKTPDELLQPLNDQCLLRQEGWWSYEFCHLGSVRQLHVEDGNKIVQEFSLGKYDAEATAAFNQNVSHASTMKERYHSHIFTNGTTCDLTGTPREVEVRFVCAETRAMVTSITELSTCKYALTVQCPTLCKHPLFQLEKPVSHTIHCNLIPQEEDASRNEEERVVGESPKVADS
- the LOC106347188 gene encoding galactan beta-1,4-galactosyltransferase GALS1-like, with product MRKEILPPVTTTTVKFLEKKPLVATLLALSLVLIIWNLPPYYHSLISTAARPCSAASPISLTTTTILSSTENFTASLAASTPSDPNKRVFKPFGNAAALFVLMGAYRGGPATFAVVGLASKPIHVFGKPWFKCEWLSTNGTSLRAKAVKILPDWGYGRVYTVVVVNCTFPSNPNSDNSGGKLMLNAYYNESPKLFERFTTLEESAGSYDESRFSPPYPYEYLYCGSSLYGNVSSSRMREWMAYHAWFFGDRSHFVFHDAGGVSPEVREVLDPWIRAGRVTLQDIRDQSNYDGYYYNQFLIVNDCLHKYRHAANWTFFFDVDEYIYLPDGNTLESVLNEFSRYTQFTIEQNPMSNVLCLNDSSQDYPRQWGFEKMLFRESRTNIRRDRKYAIQAKNAFATGVHMSENVVGKTLHKTERKIRYYHYHNTITVHEELCREMLPVSAKDNVTFYKKLPYVYDDKMKKLVNTVKEFEEKKLGTEAVKNFS